A window of Benincasa hispida cultivar B227 chromosome 9, ASM972705v1, whole genome shotgun sequence genomic DNA:
ACCCTTGATCTATTCTATCTCACGAGTACTGGATGCCTTACCTCAGATTTTCAAGTGTaatgaaatttatcaaaaaTAATCCTAGGCGTTCGGCATAAAGATCAAGTTTACCAACCTCAAATGCGAACCCTCCTTTAGGAATCACATCAGTAGCTTCTACACAAATGAAGGCGGCATCCTCCTTGCTGAGAGTTCCCGTAGTTGCACAACCCTGAAGATTAGCACCGAATACGCAATACAACGATttattatatgtaaaaattaataaGGTGTCCTATCTCAAGTCTCAATCAAGTTCCATACATTcccttaaataaataaaccagTCGTGTTTGAATCAGTTATTGACTATATCAGTTGGCTGTTAATAGAGGAACTTTTTTCTGGAGCCAAATAGAGGAGCATTTAAGACAGAAGAATAACCTCTTCAAAGCTGAATCCTTGATTCCCACCAGGTATATCTTTCAACAAGCCAGCTCGTATGATGGTATAAGGAATTTCTGATGCCACTAGAACTGCTTCGTCTTGCTCAGCCAGTTTTTTTGCATTGCCTTTAAGAAGGGCTTGGACACCGCTAGCACTTCTATAATTGGATAACTGCAACCTTATTAAGTCGAGACAATGAATATAGATTGAAGGATTGGTTCTGGTCAGGTTCATACAAACACAATATTTGTTTCGACGAATTTATGTATGTTCAAAGAGATGGGGGAAGGACAGGGAGCTGGAAGTATACCCGAGATAAGAGAACTATATGTTGCACCCCTTTCAGGCTTGCAGCATTGGATAAGAAACCTTCCTGGTGATATGATTATTAACAAACCTGATGAGTTAATAACCATCACACCTCCCTTTTATAAGGCTCAATATATTTACATGAAAGTTTGAACTCAAGGAGTTCAAATATATGCTCATCATGCTCCTAACCTGAGATTAAATATGAACTTATATCCATATCATTAATTCTCCTGATAGTGGAAAATCCAGGAAGGAATTAATCCAGCAACGTAAGATGACCCAGAATTTTCGTTCTTATCTTTCACATATTTATAATGGAATCTCTATGAAATGGTTGATATTTTCATTCACACGTCTTACATCTTATATCCATGTCCAGCGCTAAGTTGATTTTTATATCTATGCCACTTGTTCCCTCTAAATATTATTTCAAGAAAACTAAGATTGAATGCGATGAAGTCAGAAATCTAAAGGTGCATTATAGTTGATGGGGAAATGATATATCATGTTGTCTCGagcattttcaaataaaaactagagGGAAATTTTAGGGGAAAATAATAACAGATTGAAATTGAATGTCCATACTTTTGGGCATATTATAGTGCGAACTTCTCTTAGAGCTTTCTTCAACAATGGCTCATCTTTGATATCACCGGCTACTGGCTTTGCACATGAATTCAGAACCAAAATAACCAATAGTTCATTTGAGATGGGGAAGAAAAAAAACGCAAAAAACATGGAATTAACAGCAAATGTGGCATACTATCTAGATTCTGCAAGCAGTATTCCTATAATTTGAATCAACCCACCTCAACATATAATCCAAAAGCTTCAAGGGCAGCTTGCTTATCCTTCACCAACGCCTTGACTCTGGCTTTTTTCACTATCAACGATAATATCACCATCTGCATTGGGTAGATGTCACTTGGTTGGATACAAAATTCAGTAATTGA
This region includes:
- the LOC120084693 gene encoding uncharacterized protein LOC120084693 isoform X2 — its product is MLSNPLLHSIVPIPFTELNPILKWRNSSPLILISRRHERFRCLAKKKIGFMDQILDYIEGGPKLRKWYGAPDLVSKDESALKDEDEYSEEGTIRDAILVTDGDTEMGQMVILSLIVKKARVKALVKDKQAALEAFGLYVEPVAGDIKDEPLLKKALREVRTIICPKLSNYRSASGVQALLKGNAKKLAEQDEAVLVASEIPYTIIRAGLLKDIPGGNQGFSFEEGCATTGTLSKEDAAFICVEATDVIPKGGFAFEVANGNEQVSDWKGCLTRLLEKTEQRQ
- the LOC120084693 gene encoding uncharacterized protein LOC120084693 isoform X3 — its product is MLSNPLLHSIVPIPFTELNPILKWRNSSPLILISRRHERFRCLAKKKIGFMDQILDYIEGGPKLRKWYGAPDLVSKDESALKDEDEYSEEGTIRDAILVTDGDTEMGQMVILSLIVKKARVKALVKDKQAALEAFGLYVEEGFLSNAASLKGVQHIVLLSRLSNYRSASGVQALLKGNAKKLAEQDEAVLVASEIPYTIIRAGLLKDIPGGNQGFSFEEGCATTGTLSKEDAAFICVEATDVIPKGGFAFEVANGNEQVSDWKGCLTRLLEKTEQRQ
- the LOC120084693 gene encoding uncharacterized protein LOC120084693 isoform X1; protein product: MLSNPLLHSIVPIPFTELNPILKWRNSSPLILISRRHERFRCLAKKKIGFMDQILDYIEGGPKLRKWYGAPDLVSKDESALKDEDEYSEEGTIRDAILVTDGDTEMGQMVILSLIVKKARVKALVKDKQAALEAFGLYVEPVAGDIKDEPLLKKALREVRTIICPKEGFLSNAASLKGVQHIVLLSRLSNYRSASGVQALLKGNAKKLAEQDEAVLVASEIPYTIIRAGLLKDIPGGNQGFSFEEGCATTGTLSKEDAAFICVEATDVIPKGGFAFEVANGNEQVSDWKGCLTRLLEKTEQRQ